Proteins encoded within one genomic window of Saccharopolyspora pogona:
- a CDS encoding NUDIX domain-containing protein yields the protein MSVLRSTGLIEAPPATVGAALRHTRTAEVGLAALGVNGRAATRPAALLVPGDEIVFHTRIARLPADLTTRIVRADADAMSSVLISGPLPELRHESVLAEAGPRTLLTDSLHWTTPFGPLGRLADITVVRRFVLDVLAARIAAVRELAESWASRPIVVGTAIVHKGQLLAQQRRYPAPDAGRWELPGGRVEPGEDEPAAVVRECQEELAVEVRPTGRVGTDVPLSNGMLLRIHAAELADPTATPKAVEHNEVRWVSADELAELDWLDADRVLVHSLRDLLAEAQLRLQQLGWVE from the coding sequence GTGTCGGTTTTGCGGAGCACCGGACTGATCGAGGCACCCCCGGCCACGGTGGGGGCCGCGCTGCGGCACACCCGCACCGCCGAGGTCGGACTCGCCGCCCTCGGCGTCAACGGCCGTGCCGCGACCCGTCCGGCCGCGCTGCTCGTCCCCGGTGACGAGATCGTCTTCCACACCAGAATCGCCCGCCTCCCTGCGGATCTGACCACTCGGATCGTGCGCGCCGATGCCGACGCGATGAGTTCCGTGCTGATCTCCGGCCCGCTGCCGGAGTTGCGCCACGAGTCGGTGCTCGCCGAGGCCGGACCCCGGACGCTGCTCACCGACTCGTTGCACTGGACGACGCCGTTCGGCCCGCTGGGCCGGCTCGCCGACATCACCGTCGTCCGCCGGTTCGTGCTGGACGTGCTCGCCGCGCGCATCGCCGCCGTGCGCGAGCTCGCCGAATCCTGGGCGTCCCGGCCGATCGTCGTCGGCACCGCAATCGTCCACAAAGGACAATTGCTGGCGCAGCAACGCCGCTACCCGGCGCCGGACGCGGGCCGCTGGGAACTGCCCGGCGGCCGGGTCGAGCCGGGCGAGGACGAACCCGCCGCCGTCGTCCGGGAATGCCAGGAGGAACTCGCCGTCGAGGTCCGCCCGACCGGCCGCGTCGGCACCGACGTACCGCTCAGCAACGGAATGCTCCTGCGCATCCACGCGGCCGAACTCGCGGACCCCACGGCCACACCGAAAGCGGTGGAGCACAATGAAGTCCGCTGGGTGTCGGCGGACGAACTGGCCGAACTCGACTGGCTCGACGCCGATCGGGTCCTGGTCCACTCCCTCCGCGACCTGCTGGCCGAGGCCCAGCTAAGGCTCCAGCAGCTCGGCTGGGTCGAATGA
- a CDS encoding sensor histidine kinase, translating into MIASLRRWWHRRTIQFRTSVVAAAVALIGLGVIAHVSTGVVSWLLIDSVDADLQRTATMTASRLAGGTAPSAVATPEIRVLDTSGAPLDGLPETSLHHWQIGELRSGDGVIDFEPPAEMHRWRGVVVPDPTGRPLLVATGARLVGFTDTAGKTGRLLSFGSILAAALVGLATWLVVRRSLRPVERMRVAAAGLPEGQRLPVPEAADEIRALAEELNTMLARRDADTERLRRFTGDAAHELRNPVASIRAQAEVAVMHPDPELAHETLQDIAHEAQRLSALVESLLALARAERDTVAPGQPVDLVTAVRAAADRLEPPGAPGTGPRIEVEVPARPVLVLADPAEVSTVLDNLVGNALRYTRTLVRVSVFADGMGSSGAYWVRLVVDDDGPGIPMAHRERVFDRFHRVEPDRARSTGGAGLGLALAAEAVRRRGGAVRASTSPDGGARVEARWHRHAAGS; encoded by the coding sequence ATGATCGCGAGCCTGCGCCGGTGGTGGCACCGACGCACCATCCAGTTCCGGACCAGCGTCGTGGCCGCCGCCGTCGCGCTGATCGGACTCGGCGTGATCGCGCACGTGAGCACCGGGGTCGTCAGCTGGCTGCTGATCGACTCGGTCGACGCCGACCTGCAGCGCACCGCCACCATGACCGCGAGCCGCCTCGCCGGCGGGACCGCGCCCTCCGCCGTGGCCACGCCCGAGATCCGGGTGCTGGACACCTCTGGCGCGCCGCTGGACGGGCTGCCCGAGACGAGCCTGCACCACTGGCAGATCGGCGAGCTGCGCTCCGGCGACGGCGTGATCGACTTCGAGCCGCCCGCCGAAATGCACCGGTGGCGCGGCGTCGTCGTGCCCGACCCGACCGGCCGACCGCTGCTCGTCGCCACCGGCGCAAGGCTGGTCGGGTTCACCGACACCGCAGGCAAGACCGGCCGCTTGCTCAGCTTCGGGTCGATCCTCGCCGCCGCGCTGGTCGGGCTGGCCACCTGGCTGGTGGTGCGCCGTTCGCTGCGACCGGTGGAACGGATGCGGGTGGCCGCCGCCGGGCTCCCAGAAGGTCAGCGGCTGCCGGTGCCCGAGGCCGCCGACGAGATCCGCGCGCTCGCCGAAGAGCTCAACACCATGCTCGCCCGGCGCGACGCTGACACCGAGCGGTTACGGCGGTTCACCGGCGATGCCGCGCACGAACTGCGCAACCCCGTCGCGTCCATCCGCGCCCAGGCCGAGGTCGCCGTGATGCATCCGGACCCGGAGCTCGCCCACGAGACCCTGCAGGACATCGCGCACGAAGCGCAGCGCCTGTCGGCCCTGGTGGAGAGCCTGCTCGCGTTGGCGCGGGCCGAGCGCGACACGGTCGCCCCAGGGCAGCCGGTCGACCTCGTGACGGCGGTGCGGGCCGCCGCCGATCGGCTCGAACCGCCGGGCGCGCCCGGGACAGGCCCGCGGATCGAGGTGGAGGTCCCGGCCAGGCCGGTGCTGGTGCTAGCCGACCCGGCGGAGGTGTCGACGGTGCTCGACAACCTCGTCGGCAACGCGTTGCGCTACACCCGGACGCTGGTGCGGGTCTCCGTTTTCGCTGATGGCATGGGCTCCTCCGGAGCGTATTGGGTGCGGTTGGTGGTCGACGACGACGGGCCCGGGATTCCGATGGCGCACCGCGAGCGGGTCTTCGACCGGTTCCACCGGGTGGAACCGGACCGGGCGCGCAGCACCGGCGGTGCAGGGCTCGGGCTCGCCCTCGCGGCCGAGGCGGTGCGCCGTCGAGGAGGCGCGGTCCGGGCCTCGACATCGCCGGACGGCGGCGCCCGCGTCGAGGCGCGCTGGCACCGGCACGCGGCAGGCAGCTGA
- a CDS encoding response regulator transcription factor — translation MVPRVLVVDDEPGVRAALRRGLSAEGMDVTVAADGTDALRLALTGAFDVVVLDVMLPGLSGYRVLERMRAGDVNTPVLLISAKNGEVDQADGLDLGADGYLVKPFSFLVLVAQVRALLRRRDTAGRQASLRVGELEIDRATREVRWAGEVIALSPREYGLLVALASYPEAVVPKDDLLRMVWGEEQFVTRNVVEVYVGYLRRKLAAAGAGELVQTVRGQGYRVCVETA, via the coding sequence ATGGTTCCGCGGGTGTTGGTGGTGGACGACGAGCCGGGAGTTCGCGCTGCGCTGCGCCGCGGGTTGTCCGCCGAGGGCATGGACGTGACCGTCGCGGCCGACGGCACCGATGCCCTGCGCCTGGCCTTGACCGGTGCCTTCGACGTCGTCGTGCTGGACGTCATGCTGCCCGGCCTGTCCGGCTACCGGGTGCTGGAGCGGATGCGCGCCGGCGACGTGAACACCCCGGTGTTGTTGATCTCGGCGAAGAACGGCGAGGTCGATCAGGCCGACGGGTTGGATCTCGGCGCGGACGGTTACCTGGTCAAACCCTTCTCCTTCCTGGTGCTGGTCGCGCAGGTGCGCGCGTTGCTGCGGCGCCGAGACACCGCCGGGCGGCAGGCGAGCCTGCGGGTCGGCGAGCTGGAGATCGACCGGGCCACCCGCGAGGTGCGCTGGGCTGGCGAGGTGATCGCGCTCTCGCCGCGCGAGTACGGGCTGCTGGTCGCGCTGGCCAGCTACCCGGAGGCGGTGGTGCCCAAGGACGACCTGCTGCGCATGGTGTGGGGCGAGGAGCAGTTCGTCACCCGCAACGTCGTCGAGGTCTACGTCGGTTACCTGCGCCGCAAGCTCGCCGCGGCCGGCGCCGGGGAACTGGTGCAGACCGTGCGCGGCCAGGGCTACCGGGTCTGCGTCGAAACGGCATGA
- a CDS encoding ABC transporter substrate-binding protein, whose translation MPSRGQPNAGPSRRDFLRYVAVGAGAVGAGAVISGCAGGAVRKAPIPSGPPQYGGRLRVGIVGGSSKDTLDAHAAVTHPDQARIFQLYDTLLRFNSDYQIEPSLAESVESDPQALTWTIRLREGIEFHNGKTLAAEDVIHTLRRIADPADPKNGAVGLSSLDLNAMQALDARTVRLTLNRPDVTLPDQFAEYANGIVPVGYDPNRPVGCGPFAFDSFEPGQQSLFTKNHNYWRNGEPYVDEVVIIDFPDDTARINALLGGQVDAIDQVPLGLLRVLDADPNLRLLESQTGSWVPFTMRVDRPPFDDVRVRQAFRLVVDREQMIKQVLGGHGTVGNDIYSPADPVYNSGLPQRGRDVAKARQLLREAGKENLTVELVTSPVAAGVVEAAQVFAQQAVDAGITVNIRRVDSGEFFGDMYLSWDFAQDYWFTRNFLAQAGSGSLPDAPYNETHWNHPEFNDLVYQARATTDLARRKELVARAQQIEWESGGYIIWGFPNQLDAHSVRVVGLERDKSGVPLNSYGFRHAWLAK comes from the coding sequence ATGCCGAGCAGAGGGCAGCCGAACGCCGGCCCCAGTCGTCGCGACTTCCTCCGGTACGTCGCGGTGGGCGCCGGCGCGGTGGGCGCGGGTGCCGTGATCAGCGGATGCGCGGGCGGCGCGGTGCGCAAGGCGCCGATCCCGTCCGGGCCACCGCAGTACGGCGGTCGGCTGCGGGTCGGCATCGTCGGCGGGTCCAGCAAGGACACCCTGGACGCCCACGCCGCCGTGACCCACCCGGACCAGGCCCGCATCTTCCAGCTCTACGACACGCTGCTCAGGTTCAACTCCGACTACCAGATCGAACCGTCCCTGGCCGAGTCGGTGGAATCCGATCCGCAGGCGCTGACCTGGACCATCCGGCTGCGCGAGGGCATCGAGTTCCACAACGGCAAGACCCTCGCCGCCGAGGACGTGATCCACACCCTGCGCCGGATCGCCGACCCCGCAGACCCGAAGAACGGCGCCGTCGGCCTGAGCTCGCTGGACCTCAACGCCATGCAGGCGCTGGATGCGCGGACCGTCCGGCTGACGCTGAACCGCCCGGACGTCACGCTCCCCGACCAGTTCGCCGAGTACGCCAACGGGATCGTCCCGGTCGGCTACGACCCGAACCGGCCGGTCGGCTGCGGCCCGTTCGCCTTCGACTCCTTCGAGCCCGGCCAGCAGAGCCTGTTCACCAAGAATCACAACTACTGGCGCAATGGCGAGCCGTACGTCGACGAGGTCGTGATCATCGACTTCCCGGACGACACGGCCCGGATCAACGCGCTGCTCGGCGGCCAGGTCGACGCCATCGACCAGGTTCCGCTGGGCCTGCTGCGGGTGCTAGACGCCGACCCCAACCTGCGGCTGCTGGAGTCGCAGACCGGTTCGTGGGTGCCGTTCACCATGCGGGTGGACCGGCCGCCGTTCGACGACGTCCGGGTGCGGCAGGCGTTCCGGCTCGTCGTGGACCGGGAGCAGATGATCAAGCAGGTGCTCGGCGGGCATGGCACCGTCGGCAACGACATCTACTCGCCCGCGGATCCGGTGTACAACTCCGGGTTGCCACAGCGCGGGCGCGACGTGGCCAAGGCCCGCCAGCTACTGCGCGAGGCGGGCAAGGAGAACCTGACCGTGGAGCTGGTGACCTCACCGGTGGCGGCCGGGGTGGTGGAGGCCGCGCAGGTGTTCGCCCAGCAGGCCGTCGACGCCGGGATCACCGTCAACATCCGGCGGGTCGACTCGGGCGAGTTCTTCGGCGACATGTACCTGTCCTGGGACTTCGCGCAGGACTACTGGTTCACCCGGAACTTCCTGGCACAGGCGGGCTCCGGCAGCCTGCCGGATGCCCCGTACAACGAAACGCACTGGAACCACCCGGAATTCAACGACCTGGTGTACCAGGCGCGGGCCACCACCGATCTGGCGCGCCGCAAGGAACTCGTCGCGCGCGCCCAGCAGATCGAGTGGGAGAGCGGCGGCTACATCATCTGGGGGTTCCCGAACCAGCTGGACGCGCACAGTGTTCGAGTCGTCGGGCTGGAGCGGGACAAGAGCGGGGTTCCGCTGAACTCCTACGGTTTCCGCCACGCGTGGCTGGCGAAGTGA
- a CDS encoding ABC transporter permease has translation MTRLLVKRILLGVVILWAVSVVVFLATQALPGDAARAILGREATPERLAALRAQLHLDEPMWVQYFSWLGNIFRLDLGTSYANGMPVTQLLSSRLNNSVVLMLCATVISVPLSILVGTYSALRRDKAFDHTTSVISLVLASLPEFVVGIVLVLIFSTGALSLLPAVYVMTGSGSAWSDPTQLVLPTVTMVFAVSPYIVRIMRATMIEVLESEYVQQARLKGLPERTVILRHALPNSIGPVAQVIALQLAWLAGGVVIVEFLFRFPGIGFALVDAVNNRDLPVVQTLTLAIAAVYIVVNLLADVVSLAANPKVRSAAR, from the coding sequence ATGACTCGACTGCTGGTCAAGCGAATCCTGCTTGGCGTGGTCATCCTGTGGGCCGTGTCGGTGGTGGTCTTCCTCGCCACCCAAGCGCTGCCCGGGGACGCCGCCCGAGCCATCCTGGGCCGCGAAGCCACCCCCGAGCGGCTGGCCGCGCTGCGCGCTCAGCTGCACCTCGACGAGCCGATGTGGGTGCAGTACTTCTCCTGGCTGGGCAACATCTTCCGGCTCGACCTCGGCACGTCCTACGCCAACGGCATGCCGGTGACGCAGCTGCTGAGTTCGCGGCTGAACAACTCGGTGGTGCTGATGCTCTGCGCCACGGTGATCAGCGTGCCGCTGTCCATCCTGGTCGGCACCTACAGCGCGTTGCGCCGCGACAAGGCCTTCGACCACACCACCTCGGTGATCAGCCTCGTGCTGGCCTCCTTGCCGGAGTTCGTGGTCGGCATCGTGCTGGTGCTGATCTTCTCCACCGGGGCGCTCAGCCTGCTTCCCGCGGTGTACGTCATGACCGGCTCGGGCTCGGCCTGGAGCGATCCGACGCAACTGGTGCTGCCGACAGTGACGATGGTGTTCGCGGTCTCGCCGTACATCGTGCGCATCATGCGCGCCACCATGATCGAGGTCCTGGAGAGCGAGTACGTGCAGCAAGCCCGGTTGAAGGGCCTGCCGGAGCGCACCGTGATCCTGCGGCACGCACTGCCGAACTCGATCGGCCCGGTGGCGCAGGTGATCGCGCTGCAGCTGGCGTGGCTGGCCGGGGGCGTGGTCATCGTCGAGTTCCTGTTCCGCTTCCCCGGCATCGGGTTCGCGCTGGTGGACGCGGTGAACAACCGCGACCTGCCGGTGGTGCAGACGCTGACCCTGGCGATCGCCGCCGTGTACATCGTCGTGAACCTGCTGGCCGACGTGGTGAGTCTGGCCGCCAACCCGAAGGTGAGGTCCGCCGCGCGATGA
- a CDS encoding ABC transporter permease: MTTTAQTEQTEKTGPTPGSAVPRVAGVWRAALRLPRTKIGLALSIMVVLTAIVGPLLAPHGATEFVDTPFSDPTANSWFGTDNLGRDVLTRFLHGGQTLLVLAVLATLLGVGLGALLGMYAGYRRGWLDEVLMRFGDIALAFPQVVLALLFVSVVGPELWLLVLVVGGSHLPRVMRVVRAATLSVAERDFVKSAEAIGLSRVRILLGEILPNVTGTALVELGLRLNYSIGLVAGLSFLGLGLQPPTADWGLMINENRIALTVQPWAVALPVIAIAVLTIGTNLVADGLARSVAGVDRGIERAH; the protein is encoded by the coding sequence ATGACGACGACTGCGCAGACCGAGCAAACCGAGAAGACCGGCCCGACCCCCGGATCTGCTGTGCCGCGTGTGGCCGGCGTGTGGCGGGCGGCGCTGCGCCTGCCGCGCACCAAGATCGGCCTGGCCTTGTCGATCATGGTGGTGCTGACGGCGATCGTCGGGCCGCTGCTGGCGCCGCACGGCGCCACGGAGTTCGTCGACACGCCGTTCTCCGACCCGACCGCGAACTCCTGGTTCGGCACCGACAACCTGGGCCGCGACGTGCTCACCCGGTTCCTCCACGGTGGACAGACGTTGCTGGTGCTGGCGGTGCTGGCCACGCTGCTCGGCGTTGGCCTGGGCGCGCTGCTGGGCATGTACGCCGGGTACAGGCGCGGCTGGTTGGACGAGGTGCTGATGCGCTTCGGCGACATCGCGCTGGCATTCCCGCAGGTGGTGTTGGCGCTGCTGTTCGTCAGCGTCGTCGGACCGGAGCTGTGGTTGCTGGTGCTGGTCGTCGGCGGCAGCCACCTGCCGCGGGTGATGCGGGTGGTGCGGGCCGCGACGCTGTCGGTCGCCGAACGCGACTTCGTCAAGTCGGCCGAGGCCATCGGGCTGTCCCGGGTGCGCATCCTGCTCGGCGAGATCCTGCCGAACGTGACCGGCACCGCGCTGGTCGAGCTCGGGTTGCGGCTGAACTACTCGATCGGGCTGGTCGCCGGGCTGAGCTTCCTCGGCCTGGGCTTGCAGCCGCCGACCGCGGACTGGGGCCTGATGATCAACGAGAACCGGATCGCGCTGACGGTGCAGCCGTGGGCGGTGGCGCTCCCGGTGATCGCGATCGCGGTGCTGACGATCGGCACCAACCTGGTGGCGGACGGCCTCGCCCGCTCGGTCGCAGGAGTCGACCGAGGCATCGAAAGGGCGCACTGA
- a CDS encoding ABC transporter ATP-binding protein — protein MTAAALDAAGLEIRGVPSVAAIVADVSFALAPGEILGLIGESGSGKTTLGLAMLRYCKRGTRIADGRIRVGDTDLTGLPPKQAAALRGRRVAYIPQSPGSALNPALRLYTQLAEGVHDVSGKAARDRIKQVLTEVALPDDDEFLRRYPHQLSGGQQQRIAIAMAFVGRPEVVVLDEPTTGLDVTTQKRVLTTIREMCERHGTAGVYISHDVAVVAELADRIAVLYSGRIVETGPTAEVLNEPRHHYTAGLVLAVPDLDGERAMQAIDGQAPSPLNRPGGCAFAPRCAAATDECRTEVPPVREVASGHEIRCLHPRSGRLVAEARAADSVPPAAEPVLEVRNVRAWYTDFPVLQDVSLSVSPGSCLALLGESGSGKTTLSRCLAGLHPDHEGSVLLHGTELAVSSTKRSREQRRQVQYVFQNPYESLNPRRRVRDLVAQPISVLGGDSGGKSTSERVTEALRLAALRPDIAERYPDQLSGGERQRVAIARALVTRPEVLICDEITSALDVSVQSAIVDLLQDLREKMGLALVFVTHNIALVRNIAQRVAILQGGRIVEQAPAEELFAAPQHEYTRSLRNDAPNFHLEAKD, from the coding sequence ATGACTGCCGCTGCTTTGGACGCCGCTGGACTGGAGATCCGGGGGGTACCCTCGGTAGCCGCCATCGTCGCCGACGTGTCGTTCGCCTTGGCTCCGGGCGAGATCCTCGGCCTGATCGGAGAATCCGGCTCCGGCAAGACCACGCTCGGCCTGGCGATGCTGCGCTACTGCAAGCGCGGCACCCGAATCGCCGACGGCCGGATCCGCGTCGGCGACACCGACCTGACCGGGCTGCCGCCGAAGCAGGCCGCGGCGCTGCGGGGCCGCCGGGTCGCGTACATCCCGCAGTCGCCGGGCTCGGCGCTGAACCCGGCGTTGCGGCTGTACACGCAGCTCGCAGAGGGCGTGCACGACGTTTCCGGCAAGGCGGCGCGGGACCGGATCAAGCAGGTGCTGACCGAGGTCGCGCTGCCCGACGACGACGAGTTCTTGCGCCGCTACCCGCACCAGCTCTCCGGTGGCCAGCAGCAGCGCATCGCGATCGCGATGGCGTTCGTCGGCCGCCCGGAGGTCGTGGTGCTGGACGAACCGACCACCGGCCTGGACGTCACCACCCAGAAGCGGGTGCTGACCACGATCCGCGAGATGTGCGAGCGGCACGGCACGGCGGGCGTGTACATCTCGCACGACGTGGCGGTGGTCGCCGAGTTGGCGGACCGCATCGCGGTGCTGTACTCCGGCCGCATCGTGGAGACCGGACCGACCGCCGAGGTCCTGAACGAGCCGCGCCACCACTACACCGCGGGCCTGGTGCTCGCGGTGCCGGACCTGGACGGCGAGCGGGCGATGCAGGCCATCGACGGTCAGGCCCCGTCGCCGCTGAATCGCCCGGGCGGCTGCGCGTTCGCGCCGCGCTGCGCCGCCGCGACTGACGAATGCCGCACCGAAGTCCCACCGGTGCGCGAGGTCGCTTCCGGCCACGAGATCCGCTGCCTGCATCCGCGTTCCGGCCGCCTCGTGGCCGAGGCACGGGCGGCGGATTCCGTTCCCCCCGCCGCCGAACCGGTGCTTGAGGTCCGCAACGTCCGCGCCTGGTACACCGACTTCCCTGTGCTGCAGGACGTTTCGCTGTCGGTGTCGCCCGGTTCCTGCCTCGCGCTGCTGGGCGAGTCCGGCAGCGGCAAGACCACACTGTCGCGCTGCCTGGCCGGTCTGCACCCGGACCACGAGGGGTCGGTGCTGCTGCACGGCACCGAGCTGGCGGTCAGCAGCACCAAGCGGAGCCGCGAACAGCGGCGGCAGGTGCAGTACGTGTTCCAGAACCCGTACGAGTCGCTGAACCCGCGCCGCCGGGTTCGCGACCTGGTGGCCCAGCCGATCTCGGTGCTCGGCGGGGATTCCGGCGGCAAGAGCACGTCGGAGCGGGTGACCGAGGCGCTGCGGCTCGCCGCGCTCCGGCCGGACATCGCCGAGCGCTACCCGGACCAGCTCAGCGGCGGCGAGCGGCAGCGCGTGGCGATCGCGCGTGCCCTGGTCACCCGGCCCGAGGTGCTGATCTGCGACGAGATCACCTCCGCGCTGGACGTCTCGGTGCAGTCGGCGATCGTCGACCTGCTCCAGGACCTGCGGGAGAAGATGGGGCTGGCGCTGGTGTTCGTCACCCACAACATCGCGCTGGTGCGCAACATCGCGCAGCGGGTCGCGATCCTGCAGGGCGGGCGGATCGTCGAGCAGGCGCCGGCCGAGGAGCTGTTCGCCGCGCCGCAGCACGAATACACCCGGTCGTTGCGCAACGATGCGCCCAACTTCCACCTGGAGGCGAAGGACTGA
- a CDS encoding serine hydrolase domain-containing protein, with translation MPVAAGFERVAEEFAEVVAADAAGAAFTAFRDGELVVDLQAGHRDPEGAEPMTTDTLMPIFSGTKGIVATGVALLVDSGAIDPEAPVVRYWPEFGAAGKQGVLVRQLLSHSAGLPYPAKPVTREESMDNRAMAEQLAAQPPLWPVGMTTAYHALTFGWLAAELIRRVDGREVGEYLRAEITERVPADFWLGLPESEWPRTGRRWRAADYQVANRLNTPEALAYRDKVYGNPPTLLGEDAPWNTPAWWTSVTPGGGAMASSLGMAAVYSALVTGKLVSGRTIDRIRREESRGTDPGTGRPLSFGLGYELQDSIETYGPEATGFGHSGAGGSLFGCWPRLGVAFAFSPCLMRTEGFDNRSHRLLTALHTCL, from the coding sequence ATGCCGGTCGCAGCGGGTTTCGAGCGGGTCGCCGAGGAGTTCGCCGAGGTCGTCGCGGCCGATGCGGCAGGAGCGGCGTTCACCGCCTTCCGCGATGGTGAGCTGGTCGTCGACCTGCAGGCGGGGCACCGCGACCCCGAGGGTGCCGAACCGATGACGACCGACACGCTGATGCCGATCTTCTCCGGCACCAAGGGCATCGTCGCCACGGGCGTCGCCTTGCTGGTCGACAGCGGTGCGATCGACCCGGAAGCGCCGGTGGTGCGGTACTGGCCGGAGTTCGGCGCAGCGGGCAAGCAGGGCGTCCTGGTCCGCCAGCTGCTCTCGCATTCGGCCGGGTTGCCGTACCCGGCGAAACCGGTCACCCGCGAGGAATCGATGGACAACCGGGCGATGGCCGAGCAGCTGGCCGCGCAGCCTCCACTGTGGCCGGTCGGGATGACCACCGCGTACCACGCGTTGACCTTCGGCTGGCTGGCGGCGGAGCTGATCCGCCGGGTCGACGGGCGGGAGGTCGGCGAGTACCTGCGCGCCGAGATCACCGAACGGGTTCCGGCCGACTTCTGGCTGGGACTCCCGGAGTCCGAATGGCCCCGCACCGGGCGGCGCTGGCGCGCGGCCGACTACCAGGTGGCAAACCGGTTGAACACCCCGGAAGCCCTGGCCTACCGCGACAAGGTCTACGGCAACCCGCCCACGCTGCTGGGCGAGGATGCGCCGTGGAACACCCCGGCGTGGTGGACCAGCGTCACCCCTGGCGGCGGCGCAATGGCGTCCTCTCTCGGCATGGCGGCGGTGTATTCGGCGCTGGTGACGGGGAAGCTCGTCAGCGGCCGGACGATCGACCGGATTCGCCGGGAGGAGAGCCGGGGCACCGACCCCGGCACGGGCCGGCCGCTGTCGTTCGGCCTGGGCTACGAGCTGCAGGATTCGATCGAGACGTACGGCCCGGAGGCCACCGGTTTCGGCCACAGCGGAGCGGGTGGTTCGCTGTTCGGCTGCTGGCCCCGCCTGGGCGTGGCGTTCGCCTTCAGCCCGTGCCTGATGCGAACCGAAGGCTTCGACAACCGCTCCCACCGCCTCCTCACGGCCCTCCACACCTGCCTGTAG
- a CDS encoding GNAT family N-acetyltransferase, whose protein sequence is MGFEVDDSRSRIDRDVVWEFLSTQAYWGQWRKREDFKRQIDLAWRVVGAYRKPDGRLVGFARAFSDGVGTAYLADVFVAAEARGHGIGKALVQGMIEDGPGRDFRWMLHTDDAHDLYRAYGFVNPDHTYLERPSRLS, encoded by the coding sequence ATGGGCTTCGAAGTGGACGACTCGCGGTCTCGGATCGATCGCGACGTCGTGTGGGAATTCCTTTCCACGCAGGCGTATTGGGGTCAGTGGCGCAAGCGGGAGGACTTCAAACGGCAGATCGACCTCGCTTGGCGGGTGGTCGGCGCCTACCGGAAGCCGGACGGTCGGCTGGTCGGCTTCGCCCGGGCGTTCTCCGACGGGGTGGGCACGGCGTACCTGGCCGACGTGTTCGTCGCCGCGGAGGCGCGCGGCCACGGCATCGGCAAGGCGCTGGTCCAGGGCATGATCGAGGACGGCCCTGGCCGGGACTTCCGCTGGATGCTGCACACCGACGACGCGCACGACCTCTACCGCGCGTACGGCTTCGTCAACCCCGACCACACCTACCTGGAACGCCCCAGCCGCCTCTCGTGA
- a CDS encoding 4a-hydroxytetrahydrobiopterin dehydratase translates to MTELLTDTQVSDALQHLPEWRQDGVKLTRTVEFGGFPQAIQAVTRIAEIAENENHHPDIDIRWRTVTFYCTTHSKGGITANDTSLAQEIDNVVEQFQQ, encoded by the coding sequence ATGACCGAACTGCTCACCGACACCCAGGTCTCCGACGCGCTCCAGCACCTGCCGGAGTGGCGCCAGGACGGCGTCAAGCTGACCCGCACCGTCGAATTCGGCGGCTTCCCGCAAGCCATCCAGGCGGTGACCCGGATCGCCGAGATCGCCGAGAACGAGAACCACCACCCGGACATCGACATCCGCTGGCGCACCGTGACGTTCTACTGCACCACCCATTCCAAGGGCGGCATCACGGCCAACGACACCTCGCTAGCGCAAGAGATCGACAACGTCGTAGAGCAATTCCAACAGTGA